A single Triticum dicoccoides isolate Atlit2015 ecotype Zavitan chromosome 2A, WEW_v2.0, whole genome shotgun sequence DNA region contains:
- the LOC119356961 gene encoding uncharacterized protein LOC119356961 isoform X2 translates to MCRPSPNEHDLASWTNWIKGPSTIHFLELSHVLVKMTLKNYFRGQNDLYLLQIDTAKIADGLIYEAADGCNYFPHFYGPDRSFAPLQLSAVVKADKIELANNDFTCSLLDGAAI, encoded by the exons ATGTGCAGACCGTCTCCCAATGAGCATGACCTAGCATCCTGGACTAACTGGATAAAAGGGCCATCAACCATTCACTTTCTTGAACTGTCACATGTTCTG GTGAAGATGACACTAAAGAATTATTTCCGTGGGCAAAATGATCTATACCTGCTACAAATTGACACTGCCAAG ATTGCAGATGGCTTAATTTATGAGGCAGCTGATGGCTGTAACTACTTTCCTCATTTCTATGGGCCTGATCGGAGCTTTGCACCCCTTCAACTAAGTGCTGTTGTCAAGGCAGACAAAATAGAGCTGGCGAACAATGATTTTACTTGCAGTCTACTTGATGGAGCGGCCATCTAA